A window of Diorhabda carinulata isolate Delta chromosome 7, icDioCari1.1, whole genome shotgun sequence contains these coding sequences:
- the LOC130896413 gene encoding uncharacterized protein LOC130896413: MRTLLIIVLLGYFAISKEIQLQTKSVREDSCIICLLITNTLTDLLRKNYTTELEDFLKPLCYSSSIETEKKCVEILDNIIQLAAHFVQNGDELSPICYITRICSA; encoded by the exons ATGAGAACCTTATTGATCATAGTATTGTTAGGATATTTCG CTATATCCAAAGAGATTCAGCTACAAACAAAAAGTGT AAGGGAAGACTCATGTATAATATGCCTGCTGATCACGAACACTTTGACAGACTTATTAAGAAAGAACTACACAACA gaaCTAGAAGACTTCCTCAAACCTTTATGCTATTCAAGTTCCATTGAAACAGAGAAAAAATGTGTCgaaattttggataatattATTCAACTTGCAGCACACTTCGTTCAAAACGGTGATGAACTATCACCAATTTGCTATATAACAAGAATTTGTAGTGCCTGA